Genomic segment of Arachis stenosperma cultivar V10309 chromosome 4, arast.V10309.gnm1.PFL2, whole genome shotgun sequence:
AGGAAAAGGTGGTTTAAGATATAATCAAGGTTCTTGCTTTGAAAAATAGCAAATTAATGTACTTAACTACTATTTTTTtgtgacttttttttttcacagtAACTCCCATTCTGGAAGGCAAATATTAATCCGCTGCAGATTTGAGGTTTATTTAAGAGTTTATCGTTAACCAATAAATTATTGCATGCATGTGACGAAATTCAAAATCCGATACTTTTTTGTTTACCGACTATTTGACTATGTGGAGTCATTTGATATAATCCCTCGTGATCTTTTGATTGAAGCCCATGAATGGAAGGAAGCATTCTGATGCGCTTCTTGAGGCACATCTTATTTAGTTTTTGCCTTATTtttttgagtttcttatttgctggttagttttttttttttttctttgagttaaggtGATTGAGTTTAGTTTGCATTGAGTAGGGTTAAAAGTCAAATGTTTATcaacttttgaaaaaaaaatgttgatACTTGAGTAACTTGATATTAGTGGTAGTGACCAATTTAAAAATAGGATAaacattataaattatttttattaactaaATATTGTTTCTAAATAACGTGTTTCGTATGTCAAGGATAATACAAATGCAGTTACAATATCCAACACAACTTGACAAGACCAAATATGCtgtattaattaaaattattatcttaTATCTATCTATAAACCTAAATATATTCTAATATCTTTATGTCTCTATATTTATATCTCATTTTTATCCCAACCACATTCATATAGAACGTAAATCGGAAACGTTGAGATACCACACCaccgtatatatatatatatacatatttttatcCGGCTATGCAGCAATGCTATAAGCTAGTGTTTATAtcgtattttttttttgtgtgtttacTTAGTTATCAAAAGATTTGTTTTTCCAACATTTTTGTATTAATTATAATGtaagatatttattattttgactaattttatatttttattgttatatatatataaagcacCCAATTTCTTTTTTGTGTATTTCTATGTCATTATAGGAGCTTAATTTGACccatgttaaaaaaaattatataatcatCTAATTAAATTTATGCGTTCAAATCATTTATTAAGTGAtgagtttaaaaattaattatttttgatataATAACATCCAATTAGATAACTAtgcaaattttttatattattaatgcataaaaattaaattcttaaattataataatttttttatgtttagggtttgtttgaaaagttttaaaaattattttttgaggttttgatttataaaaagtaatagtattaatatttagtataattttcaaaaccaaattataaCTTTCTAAAAAACTATTTAAGTGCTTAtgaagaagttaaaaaaaaagacttctttcataataaattttttttattgtatttttttttaaaataaatacttttaaaacttaaaaatcaaatataaaataatttatttatgaactatttttaatataaatatttattatttaaattatttttttaaaataatttaattaagcTGACTGAACTTAAAGTATAACAATGATAACATGTAAACAATTATTGTACTTTTTATGCATTTAAAGTTAATCtacaaataaatcaaaatacaataaatttaaGTTGATCATTTATCCAAGTCAACTCAACGAAAGCATGctgattcataatttttagaCAAACTTATTCCACATAATAATTGTAAATTCCCTTATTACAAGATGCTGCATAGAATGAGTCATCATAGGTGGCTAGTCCTTTTGTGATTATTAGGAGCTTCCTATGGTTATTTAGATATATAGATGCATATATATCAATCGTTATATACTTAATTAATAATACACTTCTTTATATATGAGACATGATGAATAATATTATCCACATGtccattcttttttatttgtgcTAAAatgttatttcttttatttagaataaaaagataaaaaaattatattttagaatttttaatcttaaaaaatttgatattatgTGAATTATATTTCTCGTAAGGTATATATCTAACAAGAgttgagatattttcgaaacaATTGAAGGAGGTACTAAGTATAGTAAGAACTGAGAAGCAAAGAATGATGTCACGGGGtacaaaaattttcaaccaacgATGGAGGGTGGATTAGATTTTCAACGATGTATTACGAAAATGAATGTGttcgtattaattaattaattaactaaaagatatcattCTCGTAATTAATTTTGTTGAATCCTGGATGTGCTTCAACCACACGGCACAAGCCAAGTTGATATTAAATGAACTCTTACGTTGGCAATCACGTTAGAAAACttgagcaatgctagggggccagcaatttttgtgattgttagccatcaactagccatcaatgatgatttgatggtgtgagattggtgtgaaatttcatccaatggctcacctttctctgctggttacatgctacccaaaattcaataaaactgctggcccCTAGACTTTTTCAGAAAACTTTAGTATAAAAGTGCTTAGTTACTTACATCGTTGCTTTTTTGTTTTGCATGAAAATCCACGCCTTAACTCAATCTAAAAAATTAGAGTAGttcaaaacaacaaaaaaaggctgttttttaatattgtgtgaACTTTATTATTTTGAGCGTAAAAGacgtttaaaatattttttaataattaaaattcaatatatatatttaataaaaccgtattattttattaaaattatatcagacaaattaatttgtttaaaaaattaataaattaaatcttaaaccagtctaaattaatattttttttatagaaaataactacaatatctttattatagaaaatgataaaatactcttatatatatatatatatattgagaaCCCTAAATTCTAACCCTTTTCTTCTCTCTGTGTCGTCATAGGGTTAAGATTTaggatttttaatataatatatatttaaaatataatataatataagtattttagtcattttttatcaTAAGATATTGTAGTTATTTTTGGTTTATCAATTTTTTAGCCAAATCGGTTTGTCCGATTTAAttatgacaaaaataatacgATTTAATCGATTACATATGTAAAgttttaattgttaaaaaatacgTTTTAAACGTCTTTATCTAAataattttctattattttgGATGATATAAAGACTAAGGGTGTGTTTGGCAAATCCgttagaaaagaaaaagcacgtttaagcttttTGAATGCTTCAATTTTTTGtttgactaattttttatttggcAAACGTAAGAGTGATTTTGTATTTAAAACCACGCCAGAAGCAACAATTTCTAATTTCTATGTTTCACTAACGGGCTAAacatctatttttctttttccaatttTATCTTATAGATatgttattgtattatttatggAATTCTTATTTGGTGAATACTATGGTGCCTAAAAGATAATGCCTATTtactaaaaaaaagttaaaaaataatatttaatttaaaatatataacaataaataatttttaaaaaatcaaaacatactataaaaaataagttaggCAAAATTTAGACACCAACTCATATGCACCATAAAATTGGCCTTcttattatttctctttatatgagctctctttttctattatttattatttttattttcttgttaaatttttatttgacaTTATACATTATACATTCTTATAATAGCgatttttgtatattatatttattattatctttttataatatgatttattGATTCCATTAGgtaaagtaaattaaacaaaaaattaaccataaataataataacagtAGTAAAAAACTATAAAGTATTAAAAAAGAGTACTAAGagaactaaaaatatactatataaaataCATCATCAAAAACTTTTAGATTTATTTCCATCACTGTcaagataaatatttaattttattatttttaatattttttataattataattctgatatatataattttttattgtaatttttttataatatgatcctattaaaaaaagataaattaaataaaaaattaatcataggtattaataaaatcatacatgttagattttaaaataatattaagaataaaattattaagatattaaactaaaaatacatgtacgttaatatttaaaatttttaaaaaatataacatatttaattaaatacttatatatatatataattttattttgctaatttttatatgttatttttgtttaaaataatatatattaattttattataaaataaattaataaaaatatctaaattaaaatgataggataatataaaaaattatttaaattgatgtctattttaataattttttatttaaaagtaattttgagTAGTGTAATTCaaactatatttattttattataatccattttgatataaagatggccaaacataaatcacttcaatacaaatttactttttattaaaatcaagTTTGTAAAATCAATTCTATACAAACTTTTATTTACAAATTATAATCAAAACACATACTAATAACTCGCTCTTTTCACACATAGAGCTTTTTATCTAAACAATAATATTAAgttgacaaaaaaataattaaaatttattttatttaatatttatataatgattaataaatattaaataagagaATTTTGTTACCAAACATTCTCTATATCTAAAATGTAAAGCTTATAGTAATTCACATTTACAAGTGGATGGTCCACTACGAATCTGAGCAATCGTTTCTAATTTTGTTCCAACTTCCAACATATATCatttattcaaaatttagaCGCAATAATGTTGCCAACCCTACTAGCTAGCACAATATAATATGTACCCGGATATAAATATGTACACGATGAGTTAAATTATAGCATAATAGTGTTTCACTGTTTTACAATGTctattctaaaataataaaaatatttgaaagataattaaaaattaatttaatgtagttcaaaattattttatatttgattatttatttattttattaattagtattAGAATAATTGAGTAATATTAATATCATTTTAAAATCCTTCTTTTATCTTTTGTCattttttcatcttcttttcaaattacAATTCATTCGCTATCATGATAGCCATCACTTCCTTGGTCAAAGTTCACTCTTCTAAATcataaattctaaatcctaatcttaaatatcaaaatttaaattttaaattctaaatttttaattttaaattaattttattttatttttaattttctttttatttaattttaaatatttttattcttttaattttatattttttatgttaattttcttttaattattgactaattttaaattaattggCTGAATGTTGCCTCTCTAGacattttcaaataaaaaatacacggaccaacacaaaaagaaaaagtgaagaaattatataaatagatagaataatatatagagaaaaataaattttaatcaatGCAATTAATATTATACTCGTCTTTCAAAAGGAAGCTGTAACCAACCATTCGAGTACTAGaaataataaacatcttctcAAAAACTTAAACTGATTTTTGGGTTCACCAAGGATGATGAaaaaatgtaacactaatggttatatctctaatactccctaaacctccattgtacacattgtacaaatattctatTGGTTCTTCGTACttttcttaataataataatataatatatccaagataatttttttaataaaaagattaaGTTAAACAActattttaaaagaaagaaagtatGCGGTACCATTTGATCTTACATTACATCAAAGCAAAGCAAAGCAAAGTGTCTCTTAGTCTATAAATAGTAATATTTGATTTGAGAGAAGAGAACATAACTTGGTAGCTTACATTTGAGAGAAAGCCAAAAAGATGTGTTGCAATTATTCCATTTGTGTTAGAGTGTTGGTGGCATTGTTGTTGTGTGCATCAGTCTCCATCAACGCTCAGCTCAGTACCACGTTTTACTTGCGAACATGTCCCAATTTGCAACATATTGTGTTTGATGTCGTGGCTAAGGCTTCCTTTTCTGATCCACGAATTGGTGCCAGCCTCATCAGGCTTCACTTCCATGATTGCTTTGTTCAAGTGCTTATTTTCTTTACAACTCCACTTTAAATTTAACTACCTACATTATTTTAAGACATTCTGTGTCATACTAACggatttttttcatttaaattattaagATATGATATTTACTGAAATCTGTAAATAGAATTATATATATCTTATGTTAAATTTGTATATGAATTGtgtttaatttgatatattgaTATACGTAATATGTTACAACTACGCAGTTATATTATACTTCGGATGtaactgattttttttttttttaatgtatcaTATGTCGGGTATATAGTATTCGGACtcaattattattgattttttaagCTGTGCATTTAAAATGTgtaatatatgtataaaattataatttatttacacatttcatattttgataaatatattttattaatttaaataaaaattcttaTACTAACTATATATTAGGGTTTCAAATTGTGGTTTACCATATCATATTGTTATGGTGTTTACAGTAAGAATATTATAATATGGattatatatatgaataatattaggtgtatatatattttttctctaGTTATTTCCACGTATTCTAGTCTAACATAGCCATAGTTGAGAGACAGATTTAGAAAAAATTGGTAAGATTAtttatatcaatatatattaattattatacatattaacgggtggtaagatttttttatttaatgttaaaataatatatattgatattaaaaaattaataataaaatataaaaataattgttaataaaaatattggtaaaattacaatttaataattaaaaaattattgaagggtagatattttaaaaaaaaataatttaattattaatttttttaaaaatattttggtaaaaatataatttaatcaataaaaaatagtttattaaaagatattttaataaacaaaatttaatgataaaaaataaaatttttgttaatggatatttttttaaaaaaataaatttttttcttaaaaaatagataaaattaatattagttaacacaaaaaattttaaatagattaaagaggaggttttttaaaagttagaaaaaaaaatatacatttataaaatagagaagagaaaagtgtcattttagcatctcaaaaaaagaaagtaaaattttctcaaaaacaaataaaaaaaaaagtcaaagaGCTGAGTCAAACAATAAAATTGAGTACTTAAGCAAATCAACGACTTCTAATCAAAGTAAATAAGTCCCTCGAATTTAATTAATCTTTACAAAGTATTGATTCAATGATTTTCTCTTGTCTTTGATTTTAAACTATTcaattatgttattttatttgtgaATCATTTAATTTAAAGGAAGTTGGACTCAGATTTGAGTAAGAGACTACGTGGGTAGTATTACAAGTTTCATTCTACTATTCGTCtctatttcttattattttactGAATCGATTTCATACTTCCTTTTATTCTAGTTTTAGATCAAAATTAATATGATTATTCATCTCTATCATTATGTATGTGAGAataaacttaaataaaatattttttaacataaaatttaatcaagtatttttattttagtacgAGGACGACAAACAAAACACTatagtaaaagaaaatgaatatATATAGAATTAATTCTAATATACTTATACTACAATGGTTATAGtgattataatattttaaaaaatattattaaaattaaagtaatatttttttattgattaacaatactttttaaaaaatattattaaaaaatgttatcaaaatatgaaaatatattattttaattttaataacatttgtATAATCACTGTAACCACCATAAATATAgacatattaaaatattatatatatatatatatatatatatatattctctcTTTTGAGAaatctaaaataattaaataacaatttaggaacactatttttttttaaaaaaaaaaattgaaatccTAAACATTTGACAGTTGATAAGACTTTTGatctcaaaaattaaaattatatgatAAAATATTACTATATAGGATGGATATAGCTAGGTAATGATGAGAACACAAAGAAATTAATGATGTACCaaattaaagttaattatttcatgtattatatacATGTTTTCGACAGGGTTGTGATGCATCAATTTTGCTGAACAAGACGGCAACAATAGATAGCGAACAAGATGCATTTGCAAATGCCAATTCAATAAGGGGTTTCGATGTGGTCACCAAAATGAAGGAATCTGTTGAAACTTTTTGTCCCGGAACAGTTTCTTGTGCGGATATTCTTGCTATGGCAGCTGAAGTGTCTTCTGAAATTGTAAGAATATAATGTCTCAACATTAGTAGTATTAGTTTATTCTTGTGACTAGAGAagctcataattaaaaaaagaaactaAATAAACCACATACttatagtttttatttaatACGAATTAACATCACACCAAAAggattatattaaaatttagaaaaaaataaataaataggtCCTGACTTTTTAATTCGAAGATTGGTAGGTCTCtgattagttaaaaatataaaaatgtcaATGTTCTTTTAAAATATCAGATATTATTAAGTCTCtttattcaaaatatacaagaaCAAATCGGTCCTCCAAAGGAATTTAAATGTCTCGCGTTTTAAAAAGTGATggatgtttttttatttttaactagttaataacttatttatttttgaaataaaaagtTAGGATCTATTTGTCGTTTActctaaaatttatatatttaataataaataataatatctccTGTTCGTTCCaaataaatatctaattatatttaattatttacttgtataaattaagaaagaaattatttaattttagataaattaatcTGATTATAGAATTTATATTAactcattttttaaaatattttttctgtttttcagttAGTATAGTTAATTAAcagaaaaattaattaatgttttctAAAGTGTTAAATAAGTAAAccattatttaatttaaaacaaaataagttttaaaaatCAACACTGCATGTTTGAAAcaaaaaagtaataataaacaaatttttgtataaaaaacaAATAAGTGTTATTAGTTTTTATCATATTTACACATATGATGACCtaccactacaagaaaaacaaacgTTTTTTACGGTTATTagttctaataaaataaattattatttttagtaaagTATTCTCAACGATAGATCATTAAATTGTCCAAAAGAAAAAGGTAGCTATAATTATGAAAACAAAAAGTTTCGAAAAACAAAAttgataacaaaaaattattaaaatttattgtttttatttttatttaatacaccttataataaataaataataaataaaacaagttTAGATTTTATAGACTGTTTGAACTTTTTTCCCCCCTAATATTTATCGTTGTGAAAACAAACTTTCtcttgaaaatatatttttattgatatttagTAATTATGaaggacaaaaataaattgaactAATATTATTTAGGGCGGAGGTCCCCAATGGAAAGTTCTATTGGGAAGAAGAGACAGCTTAACAGCGAACCGAAGCCTTGCTAATCAAAACATTCCGGCACCATTCTTCACACTCGATCAACTTAAAGCTAGCTTTCAAAACCAAGGTCTCGACACTAATGATTTAGTTGCACTCTCAGGTATTAttcatcaatatatatatatatgatagataattttttatatagttGTTATTTGTTGTTACATCAAaactattataaataaatatgacACTTCTTATCTCAgttgaaaagaaaagttagaTAGTAGATACTAATTATATTATAGCAAATTAATGGacattatatatgtatatatttatattaggGCTTTATTAACAAATGCCCTTAATTCTGTTAAGACACttgttaaaaacttaaaattactTAGAATGTAAATTTAAAAGAGTTATGCtacgtgtacactaaaatcagccactaaaGTTAGCCATCGGTATAAAATACATGCtagaatataaatacatattgaaaataaattaaactacatatgtatttatacacaaatatattggtggctgattttaatggttgattttagtgtataaataacatttttaaatttaaaaatactaatattcaataaatacattataaaaatattaaaaattttatattcttattttttgtaaaagttTTTACACTACTTAAGCACATTAACCAATATTAACTTTTAGGATATTTATGATTAGCAAAActctatatattattatttcttaaaATAAGAGAAGTGATGTATTTGATGAGATCTTGAGATTCATTAATTAGTACAAGTATTATAAtaagtaaatattattatactTACAGGTGCTCATACAATTGGAAGAGCTCACTGCAGAGTATTTGTTAATCGATTATACAATTTCAACAACACAGGCAATCCTGATCCAACATTGGACTCAGATTATTTACAAACATTGCAAGAAATATGTCCCCAAAATGGAAATGGTAATAGCCTAACCAATTTGGATGTTTCAACTCCAAATATATTGGACAACAGATATTACTCCAATCTTAGGTCTCAAAGAGGATTGCTtcagagtgatcaagagctttATTCAACTCCTGGGGCAGATACCATTTCCCTTGTTGATACCTATAGCAATAGCAAAATTGCATTCAATCAACAATTCGCACAATCAATGATCAAAATGGGTAATATTGGAGTCCTAACGGGAGATCAAGGAGAGATTCGATCGCACTGTAACTTTGTTAATGGGTCATAATATAATGTCGACAAGGTGGTGATGAACAATCGATGagttcaaaataataataagatctATGTAGCTCAATTTAAATGACTCAAGTATTATTATGTATGTGGTGTGTACTAGACTACTAGTATTATACTATATGCTTTATTATTGAAATAAATTGAAGTAGGGTGGAAGCATGCCATGCATTTTAATACGGtaaaaactcaggtgcagttgactgcacgtgaagttgatagttgagagttattagataaaaatttagtcaaattatctaacggttttcagttatcaacttcacgtgaagtcgactgcacctaaGTTTTCACCTTTTAATACACccgtttattattattatatttaattactttgcataaattataaaaccaggccctctctctctctcttcataTGCGTATTTGGATAGGGCTTTAGGCCCAGCCCAAAAAAAGCGAAAAAGGGCTTAGGATATATAA
This window contains:
- the LOC130974575 gene encoding peroxidase A2-like, producing MCCNYSICVRVLVALLLCASVSINAQLSTTFYLRTCPNLQHIVFDVVAKASFSDPRIGASLIRLHFHDCFVQGCDASILLNKTATIDSEQDAFANANSIRGFDVVTKMKESVETFCPGTVSCADILAMAAEVSSEIGGGPQWKVLLGRRDSLTANRSLANQNIPAPFFTLDQLKASFQNQGLDTNDLVALSGAHTIGRAHCRVFVNRLYNFNNTGNPDPTLDSDYLQTLQEICPQNGNGNSLTNLDVSTPNILDNRYYSNLRSQRGLLQSDQELYSTPGADTISLVDTYSNSKIAFNQQFAQSMIKMGNIGVLTGDQGEIRSHCNFVNGS